In Halorussus limi, a genomic segment contains:
- a CDS encoding ABC transporter ATP-binding protein — protein MSVAVHLQGITKRFPGVVANDEVDLEVEEGSVHALLGENGAGKTTLMNVLYGLYQPEGGTVNLHGEPREFDTPRDAIDAGVGMIHQHFMLVDTLTTAENIVLGHEPRKWGGLAMDRAQARQDVRDLSERYGFDVDPTARVEDVSVGVQQRVEILKALYGGADVLILDEPTAVLTPQEVEDLFGVFDELAAEDKTIIFITHKLGEAMDAADDITVLRDGKNVGTVDADATSREELAELMVGREVLLEADKDHVEPGEVGLSVSDLRVTDDRGVEQVGDVDLTAREGEVFGIAGVDGNGQSELVEAITGLTTPEEGTVSMYGRDVTDLSRRERIDAGMAYVPEDRQARGLVMEFDLVENGLLGSQHTPEFAEGGRIDWDGTRDHAEDIIEEYDVRPPNADAEAESLSGGNQQKFVVGREFARDPEVVVASHPTRGVDVGSIEFIHERILDLRREGKSILLVSSKLDEVQQLSDRLGVMYEGEIVDVVDPDRVTEEELGLLMAGQTPEDAPSIADAPGGER, from the coding sequence ATGAGCGTAGCCGTCCACCTACAGGGAATCACCAAGCGATTCCCCGGCGTCGTCGCCAACGACGAGGTCGACCTCGAAGTCGAGGAGGGAAGCGTCCACGCCCTCCTCGGCGAAAACGGCGCTGGCAAGACGACGCTGATGAACGTACTGTACGGTCTCTACCAACCCGAGGGCGGGACCGTCAACCTGCACGGCGAACCCCGCGAGTTCGACACGCCGCGGGACGCCATCGACGCCGGGGTCGGGATGATTCACCAGCACTTCATGCTGGTCGACACCCTCACCACGGCCGAGAACATCGTCCTCGGCCACGAACCCCGCAAGTGGGGCGGACTCGCCATGGACCGCGCGCAGGCCAGACAGGACGTTCGGGACCTCAGCGAGCGCTACGGGTTCGACGTCGACCCGACCGCCCGCGTCGAGGACGTGAGCGTCGGCGTCCAACAGCGCGTCGAGATTCTGAAGGCGCTGTACGGCGGCGCGGACGTGCTGATTCTGGACGAACCGACCGCGGTGCTGACGCCCCAAGAGGTCGAGGACCTGTTCGGCGTGTTCGACGAACTCGCGGCCGAGGACAAGACCATCATCTTCATCACGCACAAGTTGGGCGAGGCGATGGACGCCGCCGACGACATCACGGTCCTCCGGGACGGCAAGAACGTCGGCACCGTGGACGCCGACGCGACGAGCAGGGAGGAACTCGCCGAACTGATGGTCGGCCGAGAGGTCCTGCTCGAAGCGGACAAGGACCACGTGGAACCGGGCGAGGTGGGCCTGTCGGTGTCTGACCTCCGAGTCACCGACGACCGGGGCGTCGAGCAGGTCGGCGACGTCGACCTCACCGCGCGCGAGGGCGAGGTGTTCGGCATCGCCGGAGTGGACGGCAACGGCCAGTCGGAACTCGTCGAAGCGATTACCGGCCTCACGACGCCGGAGGAGGGGACGGTCTCGATGTACGGGCGGGACGTGACCGACCTCTCGCGGCGCGAGCGCATCGACGCCGGGATGGCCTACGTGCCCGAGGACCGCCAAGCGCGCGGTCTGGTCATGGAGTTCGACCTCGTGGAGAACGGCCTGCTCGGGAGCCAGCACACCCCCGAATTCGCCGAGGGCGGTCGCATCGACTGGGACGGCACGCGCGACCACGCCGAGGACATCATCGAGGAGTACGACGTTCGACCGCCGAACGCCGACGCCGAGGCCGAGTCGCTGTCGGGCGGCAACCAGCAGAAGTTCGTGGTCGGCCGGGAGTTCGCCCGCGACCCGGAGGTCGTGGTCGCCTCCCACCCGACTCGCGGGGTGGACGTGGGGAGCATCGAGTTCATCCACGAGCGCATCCTCGACCTCCGGCGCGAGGGCAAGTCCATCCTGCTCGTCTCCTCGAAACTCGACGAGGTCCAACAGCTATCGGACCGACTCGGCGTGATGTACGAGGGCGAAATCGTGGACGTGGTGGACCCCGACCGCGTGACCGAGGAGGAACTCGGCCTGCTGATGGCGGGCCAGACGCCCGAGGACGCGCCGAGCATCGCCGACGCTCCGGGAGGTGAGCGATGA
- a CDS encoding ABC transporter permease, which produces MSDSSGDGRDAPDDGSESWQTRADRALARLVDASAAERILISFAALALSVVVGAFIILVSGWVATCQSPFFALGGVGSFCYDPVSVYRVMLVGAAWPPYNFAITLKETTLLLFTGLSVAVAFRAGMFNIGTQGQLVLGALGTAMSVLWVAPFVPVGVLGGLVLIAVGLLVGALVGGLWGAIPGALKAYADANEVITTIMLNFVASGVAFTLVSEVFKDPQSQTVQTRSIPGFAQLQAVFFDSTVFSMLALVGALALVAGIYWMLNGTSFGYDLRTSGVQPEAAEYGGVDSKRMMVSSMGVSGALAGLGGAVYVLMVASRWQTGIPSLGFDGITVSILAGNNPLGVVPAALLFGALKTGSLAIEFQLAVPKQLVGVLRGLIILFIAMPEFFRMVGARFRFGDERPTVATDGAGETTVGVDETATGAGETTDGTTAGDEGGDER; this is translated from the coding sequence ATGAGCGACTCCTCGGGCGACGGCCGCGACGCGCCAGACGACGGGTCGGAGTCGTGGCAGACCAGAGCAGACCGCGCGCTCGCCCGCCTCGTGGACGCCTCCGCCGCCGAGCGCATCCTCATCAGTTTCGCGGCGCTCGCGCTCTCGGTCGTCGTGGGCGCGTTCATCATCCTCGTCTCCGGGTGGGTCGCGACCTGCCAGTCGCCGTTCTTCGCGCTCGGCGGCGTCGGGTCGTTCTGTTACGACCCCGTCTCGGTGTACCGCGTCATGCTCGTCGGCGCGGCGTGGCCGCCGTACAACTTCGCCATCACGCTCAAAGAGACCACGCTGCTGCTGTTCACCGGTCTCTCGGTCGCGGTGGCGTTCCGCGCCGGGATGTTCAACATCGGGACGCAGGGCCAACTCGTGTTGGGCGCGCTCGGAACCGCGATGTCGGTCCTCTGGGTCGCGCCGTTCGTCCCGGTGGGTGTCCTCGGCGGACTGGTTCTCATCGCGGTCGGCCTGCTCGTCGGCGCGCTGGTCGGCGGTCTCTGGGGCGCGATTCCGGGCGCGCTGAAGGCCTACGCCGACGCCAACGAGGTTATCACGACCATCATGCTCAACTTCGTCGCGTCGGGCGTCGCGTTCACGCTCGTCTCGGAGGTGTTCAAGGACCCCCAGAGCCAGACCGTCCAGACCCGGTCGATTCCGGGATTCGCGCAACTGCAGGCGGTCTTCTTCGACAGCACCGTCTTCTCGATGCTCGCGCTCGTCGGCGCGCTCGCGCTCGTCGCGGGCATCTACTGGATGCTCAACGGCACGTCGTTCGGCTACGACCTCCGGACCAGCGGCGTCCAACCGGAGGCCGCCGAGTACGGCGGCGTCGACTCCAAGCGCATGATGGTCTCCAGCATGGGCGTGTCGGGCGCGCTCGCGGGTCTCGGCGGCGCGGTCTACGTCCTGATGGTCGCCTCGCGCTGGCAGACAGGCATCCCGTCGCTGGGTTTCGACGGCATCACGGTCTCCATCCTCGCGGGCAACAACCCGCTCGGCGTGGTCCCGGCCGCGCTGCTGTTCGGCGCGCTGAAGACCGGGAGCCTCGCCATCGAGTTCCAACTCGCGGTCCCCAAGCAGTTGGTCGGGGTCCTGCGCGGTCTCATCATCCTCTTCATCGCCATGCCGGAGTTCTTCCGCATGGTCGGGGCGCGCTTCCGGTTCGGCGACGAACGGCCGACTGTCGCCACCGACGGCGCGGGCGAGACCACGGTCGGTGTGGACGAGACCGCGACTGGCGCGGGCGAGACGACAGACGGAACTACCGCCGGAGACGAAGGAGGTGACGAGCGATGA
- a CDS encoding ABC transporter permease: protein MSYAEPSRKQRWLAGAAVLIVVALLAVELFFPESPVSEIVRIVDANYIRSVLRLTVPIAFAALGGIFAEKSGVINIGLEGLLIISAFTSVAVAGTISGGNPTQLQLWIGFVAAVLASVLFALLFAVVCIEFKADQIIAGLAVWLIALGLAPFASKVIWGQVNSPPVATLNNFDLLVAEANPPVVMMLVSVPAAWYVLNRTAFGRWIEASGENPKALDTVGVDVRKVRYSGVLLSGFFSGLGGAGLALGRVGQFIGGGTTMVNGRGWIGITAYLFGNYNPLGAFGASFLFASLDALQIRLQQLGYSVPSELIGVIPYVTVIVVLAFVGRTRIPDAAGDHYESGEE, encoded by the coding sequence ATGAGTTACGCCGAACCCTCTCGTAAACAGCGGTGGCTCGCCGGTGCCGCGGTGCTGATAGTCGTCGCACTGCTCGCGGTCGAACTGTTCTTCCCGGAGAGTCCGGTGTCCGAAATCGTCCGCATCGTGGACGCGAACTACATCCGGTCGGTCCTCCGACTCACGGTCCCCATCGCGTTCGCGGCGCTCGGGGGCATTTTCGCCGAGAAGAGCGGCGTCATCAACATCGGGCTGGAGGGCCTGCTCATCATCTCGGCGTTCACCTCCGTCGCGGTAGCCGGGACCATCAGCGGCGGGAACCCGACCCAACTCCAACTCTGGATAGGGTTCGTCGCCGCGGTGCTGGCGAGCGTGCTGTTCGCCCTGCTGTTCGCGGTCGTCTGCATCGAGTTCAAGGCCGACCAAATTATCGCGGGACTGGCGGTGTGGCTCATCGCGCTCGGTCTCGCGCCGTTCGCCAGCAAGGTCATCTGGGGGCAGGTCAACAGTCCGCCGGTCGCCACGCTCAACAACTTCGACCTCCTCGTCGCCGAGGCGAACCCGCCGGTCGTGATGATGCTCGTCTCGGTTCCGGCCGCGTGGTACGTGCTGAACCGGACCGCGTTCGGCCGCTGGATAGAGGCCTCCGGCGAGAACCCGAAGGCGCTCGACACCGTGGGCGTGGACGTGCGGAAGGTTCGCTACTCGGGCGTCCTGCTCTCCGGGTTCTTCTCGGGTCTCGGCGGTGCCGGACTCGCGCTCGGCCGCGTCGGACAGTTCATCGGCGGCGGCACGACGATGGTCAACGGCCGGGGTTGGATCGGCATCACGGCCTACCTCTTCGGCAACTACAACCCGCTGGGCGCGTTCGGCGCGTCGTTCCTGTTCGCCAGCCTCGACGCGCTCCAGATTCGACTCCAGCAGCTCGGCTACTCCGTCCCGAGCGAACTCATCGGCGTCATCCCGTACGTGACGGTCATCGTCGTGCTGGCGTTCGTCGGCCGCACCCGGATTCCGGACGCGGCGGGCGACCACTACGAGTCGGGCGAGGAGTAG